Genomic segment of Sulfitobacter faviae:
CCTCCTTGCACTCACCTGCCATGCACCTATGACGGAAGACAGCCTGAACGGGAGGGTCCGATGGCCGTCAACTTGCTCGATACATTCATCAAACCGATGCACCGCGAGGGCATCAAATTCGTGGCGATCTTCGCCGCTGTCACGCTGGTGCTCTTTGCCATCGAAGAAGTCCTCGGCTGGATCGGCGTCGGCCTGACGATCTGGTGCTACTACTTCTTCCGCGACCCCGAGCGCGTCACCCCCGACCGGCCCGACCTGATCGTCAGCCCTGCCGACGGAATCGTCTCACTCATCGAGCCTGCGGTGCCGCCCGCCGAACTGGGGATGCCGGATGTGCCGCTGACCCGCGTCAGCGTCTTCATGAGCGTCTTTAACTGCCACATCAACCGCGCCCCCGTCGCGGGCAAGGTGCAGGCCGTGGCCTACCGGCCGGGCAAGTTCTTCAACGCCTCGCTCGACAAGGCCAGCGCCGACAATGAGCGCAACAGCCTGTGCATCCGCATGGGCGACGGGCGCGACATTGCCGTGGTGCAGATCGCGGGCCTTGTGGCGCGGCGCATCGTCTGTTTCGTGAAATCCGGCGACGGGCTTGAGGCCGGCGAACGCTTCGGCTTGATCCGCTTCGGCTCGCGGCTAGATGTTTACCTGCCCGAAGGCGTCGACCCGATGGTGCGCATCGGGCAGACCATGGTCGCCGGGGAAACCGTGCTGGCCGAGTTGAAACAGCCGGTCATAGAGACCGCCCCGCTTTAGGAAAGACCCCATGCGCCCCCTTCTGAAAAGACCGGCGCAGACCTTGCGCTGATCCAGCTTCTGCCCAATGCGCTGACGATCACCGCGATTTGCGCAGGGCTTTCGGCGATCCGCTTTGGGGTGCAGGGCAACTACGTGCTGGCGGTGCAGCTGATCCTTTTGGCCTGCGTGCTGGATGGGTTGGACGGGCGGCTTGCGCGGCTCTTGCGGTCTTCCAGCCCGATGGGGGCGGAATTGGACTCGCTGGCCGATTTTTTGAACTTCGGCGTGGCCCCGCCGCTGATCCTCTATTTCTGGGCGCTGCAAGACATGCGCAGCGCGGCTTGGATTTCCGTGCTCGTCTACGCGGTCTGCTGCGTGGTGCGGCTGGCGCGGTTCAACGTCAACGACAAGGCCGAAGCCGCCAAGGCCAAGAACGGCGATGCGGTGGGCGAATCCGGCTCCTTCTTCACCGGCATCCCCTCACCCGCAGGCGCGCTTTTGGTGCTCTTGCCGATGACCCTGTCCTTTGCCTTTCACAACCGGCCCATTCTGCCGGATTGGATGATCTGCCTGCATATGGTGCTGATCGGTTTTCTGATGATCAGCCGCATCCCCACATGGTCTTTCAAAACCACCAAAGTCTCCCGACGTCATGTGAAATACCTGCTGGTAGGCGTGGCAATTTTCGCCGCCGCCCTGGCCACCTACGCTTGGACCACGCTCGTCGTGCTCTGCTTGGCCTATATCGGCATGGTGATCTGGGGGCTTTTGAGAGCACGGAAAACGAGTTTAACCAAAAGGAATTGAAATGGACATCAAGGCGGTCGAGACATCCTATGCCCGTTGGGCACCGATCTACGACAAGACCTTCGGCGCGCTGACCAGCGGCGGTCGCCGCCATGTCGTGGCCCATATCAACAAGGGCAGCGGCTCTGTCCTCGAAGTGGGGGTCGGCACCGGCCTGTCCCTGCCCCACTACGCGCCGCATCTCTCCGTCACGGGCATCGATTTCAGCGATGAAATGCTTGCCAAGGCCCGCCAGCGCGTCACCCGCGAAGGGCTGCAACATGTAGCTGACCTGCGCCAGATGGACGCGCGCGACCTCGACTTCCCCGATGCCAGTTTCGACACGATCGCCGCGATGCATGTGCTGTCCGTGGTGCCCGAGCCAGAGCGGGTGATGGAGGAAATCGCCCGCGTGCTGAAACCCGGCGGTCAGGTGGTCATCGCCAACCATTTCATGCGCACCACGGGGCTGCTGGGCTTTCTGGAAAAAGTCTCGGCCCCCTTTGCGAATACGCTCGGCTGGCATTCGGATTTCGAGATGGAAACCGTGCTGCAACAAGATGCGCTGGAGGTCGAGGACGAACGCGCCCTGCCGCCAATGGGCATGATGACCTTCCTGGTGTTGCGAAAACGCGGCTGATCACGCAGGCGGCAGGGCCTGCCCCGCCGGTTCAGGTCTTCCGGCGCAGCCGGATCACCACATCGACCGAGGCAATCTCGGCCCCTCGGGCGCGTCGGGAAGCTGCGCGATCACCAACTCTTCCGAGGGCGCATCGGTCAGCTTGCTGTCGTCTTCCCAAAAGAAATGCGGGTGATCGTGGGTGTTGGTGTCGAAATAGCTTTTCGAGCCATCCACGGTCACCTCCTGCAACAGCCCCGCATCGCAGAACGCCCGCAGCGTGTTGTAGACCGTGGCCAGCGACACGGCCTCGCCCTGCCCCTTCGCAGCCTCGAACAGGCTTTCGGCGGTGACGTGACGGTCTTGCCCATCGCCTACCAGAAGACTTGCCAGCGTGACACGTTGGCGCGTGGGGCGCAGCCCGGCCTGAGCCAACCAGCGCGTTCCGACCTCTTGTACCTCTGCGGACATCAGTTCCCTGCCTTTCAGGGTCATATAAAGGAGGAAATCCCCGGTTTTCAATTGAAAACCTCGCACCAATCGTCGCAGCGTCCCTGCCGCGCCCTTGCGGCACGCGGCGGCGGGTGCTAAACGGGGCCGGATGTTATAACAGAGCAGCAGGAGAGCCGCAGGATGGCCGACTACCCCACGAGTTTCGACAAGGAAGATCTGCTGAAATGCGCCCGCGGCGAGCTTTTTGGCCCCGGCAACGCACAGCTTCCCGCCCCGCCGATGCTCATGATGGACCGGATCACCGATGTCTCGGCCGATGGCGGCGCCCATGGCAAGGGCCATATCACCGCCGAGTTCGACATCACCCCGGACCTGTGGTTCTTTGAGTGCCACTTCCCCGGCAATCCGATCATGCCCGGCTGCCTCGGCCTCGACGGTCTGTGGCAGCTCACCGGCTTCAACCTCGGCTGGCGCGGCTGGCAGGGGCGCGGCTATGCGCTTGGCGTGGGCGAGGTGAAGCTCACCGGCATGGTGCGTCCGGACCGCAAGATGCTGACCTATAAGATTGATTTCACCAAGGCGATCCAAACCCGCCGCCTGACCATGGGCGTGGCCGACGGCATCGTCGAAGCCGATGGTGAGGTGATCTATCAGGTGAAAGACATGAAAGTCGCCCTTAGCGAGAGCTGAAGCGCTGCGACTTTACGGATATGAAAAGGGGGCCACACGGCCCCCTTTGGCATTGTCGCTCAAAGCGTCTGCATTTCCTGAACCTTACCGTCATGACGCCCGGTCACTGCGGCCTCGGCCAGCACGGCTGCCACATCGGCACGATGCGCCTCGCCCTTCTGATCGACACCCTCGCCCAGATTGACCGCATTGGTCTTGGGGTCATCGGTCAGCGCCACGGGCCGCAGGATCGAATGGGTCAGGCCAGAGGCTTGCAGATGTTCATCCGCCGCCTGTTTCGCCTTGAGGTAATGGGTCATCTCATGATCCTCCGGCGGGTTGTCAGCGCCCACGGAACTCAGCATTACAAAGCGGTCGACCTCGGCCTCGCGGGCCAGATCGACCAGACGCTGCGCGCCTTCGCGGTCGACCTTCTCAGTCATCTCCGGCCCCGTGCTGCCGCCCGACCCGGCGGCGAAAACAACGGCGTCGACACCGTCGCACACGCCCGTTTGCAGGTTGGTCAGATCGCCTTTCCGCTCTTCGGTGCCCTCGGGCAGAACAGAGGTATCGGAGCCGTCGCGCACCAGTGCGATGGGCTCGGCCCCGCGGTCTTTCAATTCACTGACGAGCAGACGCCCGGTTTTGCCGGTCGCACCGGCGACAAGTACTTTCATGGTCATATGGAACCTCTCCGAATTTAGTTTGATACGGGCGAGCGGCATTTCGCGCCGCCCGCCCTTTGCCGGTTACGACGGCAGGAAAATCGACTTGGCGTTGACGAACTCTTTCATGCCAAAGCCGCCGTGTTCGCGCCCATAGCCGGAATTCTTCACCCCGCCGAAGGGCATATTCGGATCGGCGGCGCCAAAGTTGTTGATCCGCACCATGCCGGTGTCGAACTCATCCCGCGCAAGGCGCAGGGCGTGTTCTTCATCCGTGCAGAAGATGCCGCCGCCCAGACCATAGCGGCTGTCATTGGCAATGCGCATCGCGTCTTCGTCATCCTTCGCCCGGATGATCGAGGCGACGGGGCCGAAGATCTCATCGTCATAGGCTGGCATGCCCGGCTTGACCTCGGCCAGTACGGTTGCGGGATAATAGGCACCCGTGCGGTCGGGCACTTCGCCACCGCAGAGCACCTTGGCCCCCTTCTCAACACTCTCTTTCACCTGATCGCGGACGGATTCGAACTGCTCTTGGCTCGACAGCGGCCCGAGCTTGGTGTCTTCGTCCATCGGATCGCCCATCGGGATCGCCTTCATCGCATCGACATAGGCGCTCACGAAAGCGTCGTAATTCTTCTCGGTCACAATGAAACGCTTGGCCGAGACGCAGGTCTGGCCGTTGTTATAAAGCCGCCCCATGGTCGAGAATTTCACCGCCGTTTCGATATCGGCGTCGTCCAGCACGAGATAGGCGTCGTTCGAGCCCAGTTCGAGCACGGATTTCTTCAGATGTTTCGCGGCCTCGGACCCGATATGGCTGCCCGCGCTGTCAGAGCCGGTCATGGTCACGCCGCGCACCAGCTTATGGCCGATCAGCTTGTCGGAGGTATCGTGGTCGATGATGATAACGTTAAACAGGTCTTTGGGCAGGCCCGCTTCTTCGCAAAGCTCTTTCAAACGCAAGCCGCTGCCGGTGCAGATTTCCGCGTGTTTCAGGACGCAGCCGTTGCCGGTCATCAGGTTCGCGGCCAGCACGCGCACGGGCTGGTAGAGGGGGAAGTTCCACGGCTGGATCTGATAGATCACGCCGATGGGCTGATAGGTCACCACACCGCGCTTCTTGCCGCCGGCGTGTTTGCGCTCTTCGTCCTTCAGCATTTCGGGGCCGTTCTCGGCGGTGTATTCAAAGATCTGCGCGCAGAGTTCGACCTCGGTCAGCCCGTCTTTGTAGAGCTTGCCGACCTCTCGGGTCATCAATTCCGACAGGCTTTCCTTATTCTCGCGCAGCTTCTCGGCGATCTTTTTCAGATAGGGCGCGCGTTCTTCATGGGTCAGCTTGCGCCATTCCTTGAACGCCTCATGCGTGGCCTCGACCGCTTGGGTCGCTTCGGTTTCGGACATCACGTCATAGGTGTCGAGCACCTCTTCAGTGGCGGGATTTACCGTATTGATCTTGGGCATTCTAATCTCCTTTATGTCTCGTGAAGCCAACACCGCCTGCCATTGCCCCGTTCCATCACAGAACCTTGACCGCGACCTTCGCGCGCAGAGGATCGGCAAACCGCTTGCGCCGTATGGGCGTGCTGGCATACACCGGGGCTGCCAAAACAAAGGAGTGCTGCGCATGCGCCGCGTCGTCGTCACAGGGTTGGGGATTGTCTCATCCATCGGAAACAACGCCGAAGAAGTGCTCGAAGCACTGAAAAACGGCACCTCCGGGATCGAAGCCAGCCCGGAGATGGCCGAACACGGGTTCCGCAGCCGCGTCGCCGGGACGCTGAAGATCAATCTGGCCGATCACATCGACAAGCGGACCTTGCGTTTCATGGGGCCGGGCGCGGGCTATGCCTATGTCGCCATGGATCAGGCGATCAAGGATGCGGGCCTCGACGAGGCGCAGATCAGCAATCCGCGCACCGGTCTGGTGGCAGGCTCCGGCGGGCCGTCGACCTCCGCCATGTTCGCCGCGCATAACATCGTGAAGGACACCGGGGCCACCAAGCGCATCGGGCCCTTCGCCGTGCCCAAGTGCATGTCTTCGACCGTCAGTGCGAACCTTTCGACCGCCTTCAAGATCAAGGGCATCAACTATTCCATCACCTCGGCCTGCTCCACCTCGCTACATTGCATCGGCAACGCGGCCGAGCAGATCATGCTGGGCAAGCAGGACGTGATGTTTGCCGGCGGCGGCGAGGAGTTGGACTGGACGCTCAGCTGCCTCTTCGACGCGATGGGGGCGATGTCCTCGAAGTACAACGACGCGCCCGAGACGGCGAGCCGCGCCTTCGACGCGGACCGCGACGGTTTCGTGATCTCCGGCGGCGGCGGCATGCTGGTGCTGGAAGACCTCGACCACGCGCTGGCGCGCGGTGCGAAAATCTACGCCGAGGTGACCGGCTATGCCGCCACCAGCGACGGCCATGACATGGTCGCCCCTTCCGGCGAGGGCGGCGAGCGCGCCATGCGACTGGCGCTGGAGACCCTGCCCGAGGGCCGCAAGGTTGGCTACATCAACGCCCATGGCACCTCGACCCCGGTGGGCGATGTGGGCGAGATCGAGGCCGTGCGCCGCGTCTTCGGTCAGGGCAACACCC
This window contains:
- a CDS encoding class I SAM-dependent methyltransferase, with the translated sequence MDIKAVETSYARWAPIYDKTFGALTSGGRRHVVAHINKGSGSVLEVGVGTGLSLPHYAPHLSVTGIDFSDEMLAKARQRVTREGLQHVADLRQMDARDLDFPDASFDTIAAMHVLSVVPEPERVMEEIARVLKPGGQVVIANHFMRTTGLLGFLEKVSAPFANTLGWHSDFEMETVLQQDALEVEDERALPPMGMMTFLVLRKRG
- a CDS encoding SDR family oxidoreductase, with protein sequence MTMKVLVAGATGKTGRLLVSELKDRGAEPIALVRDGSDTSVLPEGTEERKGDLTNLQTGVCDGVDAVVFAAGSGGSTGPEMTEKVDREGAQRLVDLAREAEVDRFVMLSSVGADNPPEDHEMTHYLKAKQAADEHLQASGLTHSILRPVALTDDPKTNAVNLGEGVDQKGEAHRADVAAVLAEAAVTGRHDGKVQEMQTL
- the pssA gene encoding CDP-diacylglycerol--serine O-phosphatidyltransferase → MIQLLPNALTITAICAGLSAIRFGVQGNYVLAVQLILLACVLDGLDGRLARLLRSSSPMGAELDSLADFLNFGVAPPLILYFWALQDMRSAAWISVLVYAVCCVVRLARFNVNDKAEAAKAKNGDAVGESGSFFTGIPSPAGALLVLLPMTLSFAFHNRPILPDWMICLHMVLIGFLMISRIPTWSFKTTKVSRRHVKYLLVGVAIFAAALATYAWTTLVVLCLAYIGMVIWGLLRARKTSLTKRN
- the fabA gene encoding bifunctional 3-hydroxydecanoyl-ACP dehydratase/trans-2-decenoyl-ACP isomerase, with protein sequence MADYPTSFDKEDLLKCARGELFGPGNAQLPAPPMLMMDRITDVSADGGAHGKGHITAEFDITPDLWFFECHFPGNPIMPGCLGLDGLWQLTGFNLGWRGWQGRGYALGVGEVKLTGMVRPDRKMLTYKIDFTKAIQTRRLTMGVADGIVEADGEVIYQVKDMKVALSES
- a CDS encoding phosphatidylserine decarboxylase produces the protein MAVNLLDTFIKPMHREGIKFVAIFAAVTLVLFAIEEVLGWIGVGLTIWCYYFFRDPERVTPDRPDLIVSPADGIVSLIEPAVPPAELGMPDVPLTRVSVFMSVFNCHINRAPVAGKVQAVAYRPGKFFNASLDKASADNERNSLCIRMGDGRDIAVVQIAGLVARRIVCFVKSGDGLEAGERFGLIRFGSRLDVYLPEGVDPMVRIGQTMVAGETVLAELKQPVIETAPL
- the fabB gene encoding beta-ketoacyl-ACP synthase I, translated to MRRVVVTGLGIVSSIGNNAEEVLEALKNGTSGIEASPEMAEHGFRSRVAGTLKINLADHIDKRTLRFMGPGAGYAYVAMDQAIKDAGLDEAQISNPRTGLVAGSGGPSTSAMFAAHNIVKDTGATKRIGPFAVPKCMSSTVSANLSTAFKIKGINYSITSACSTSLHCIGNAAEQIMLGKQDVMFAGGGEELDWTLSCLFDAMGAMSSKYNDAPETASRAFDADRDGFVISGGGGMLVLEDLDHALARGAKIYAEVTGYAATSDGHDMVAPSGEGGERAMRLALETLPEGRKVGYINAHGTSTPVGDVGEIEAVRRVFGQGNTPPVSSTKSMTGHAQGAAGALEAIFSLLMLDNDFIAKSINVQNLDPALDPSEIALERVDNAGLDSVMTNSFGFGGTNGSMILSKYQG
- a CDS encoding NAD-dependent succinate-semialdehyde dehydrogenase, whose amino-acid sequence is MPKINTVNPATEEVLDTYDVMSETEATQAVEATHEAFKEWRKLTHEERAPYLKKIAEKLRENKESLSELMTREVGKLYKDGLTEVELCAQIFEYTAENGPEMLKDEERKHAGGKKRGVVTYQPIGVIYQIQPWNFPLYQPVRVLAANLMTGNGCVLKHAEICTGSGLRLKELCEEAGLPKDLFNVIIIDHDTSDKLIGHKLVRGVTMTGSDSAGSHIGSEAAKHLKKSVLELGSNDAYLVLDDADIETAVKFSTMGRLYNNGQTCVSAKRFIVTEKNYDAFVSAYVDAMKAIPMGDPMDEDTKLGPLSSQEQFESVRDQVKESVEKGAKVLCGGEVPDRTGAYYPATVLAEVKPGMPAYDDEIFGPVASIIRAKDDEDAMRIANDSRYGLGGGIFCTDEEHALRLARDEFDTGMVRINNFGAADPNMPFGGVKNSGYGREHGGFGMKEFVNAKSIFLPS